A single genomic interval of Dyella sp. GSA-30 harbors:
- a CDS encoding serine hydrolase, with translation MPSKRLLATLFTLAAMPLCAADYHPPAAANDGWSSTDARAAHWDISRFAALESKLADGSFKGITSVVVVSDNKLVYEGYFNGSNADQLNDIRSASKSITAWLVGAAIERKLIPDVQAKIYGYFPDKQPWQHPDPRKQAITLEDLLTMSSLWECDDENQFSSGNEERMYVTEDWLQFALDLPIKGFAPWMTKPADSPHGRSFSYCTAGAFVAGAVVEHVTHKSLSAFAAEVLEKPLGITSVHWNVSPLGVGMGGGGTRYRSRDLAKLGELALDEGRWKGQQVISSAWVHQMLSVHAQARDDADYGYLWWCFRFKVNGKEQPVWAMSGNGGNYVFVMPSQRLVTVVTGTAYNQRYAHPQSQEIFRDYVLKALPGATD, from the coding sequence ATGCCATCGAAGCGCCTGCTTGCCACGCTGTTCACCCTTGCCGCCATGCCGCTTTGCGCCGCGGACTACCATCCCCCCGCGGCCGCCAATGATGGCTGGTCCTCCACTGATGCTCGCGCCGCCCACTGGGACATCAGCCGTTTTGCCGCCCTGGAATCGAAGCTCGCCGATGGCAGCTTCAAGGGCATCACCAGTGTGGTCGTAGTCAGCGACAACAAGTTGGTCTATGAGGGCTACTTCAACGGCAGCAACGCCGACCAGCTCAACGACATCCGCTCGGCCAGCAAGAGCATCACCGCGTGGCTGGTGGGCGCCGCGATCGAGCGGAAGCTGATCCCCGATGTCCAGGCCAAGATATATGGCTACTTTCCGGACAAGCAGCCCTGGCAGCATCCCGATCCGCGCAAGCAGGCGATCACGCTGGAAGACCTGCTCACCATGAGCTCGCTATGGGAATGCGATGACGAAAATCAGTTTTCGTCCGGCAACGAAGAACGCATGTACGTGACCGAGGATTGGCTGCAGTTCGCGCTCGACCTGCCCATCAAGGGCTTTGCGCCCTGGATGACCAAGCCGGCGGACAGTCCGCATGGCCGGTCCTTCTCCTATTGCACTGCTGGTGCCTTTGTTGCCGGTGCGGTGGTGGAGCACGTGACGCACAAGTCCCTTTCGGCGTTCGCCGCCGAGGTGCTGGAAAAGCCGCTGGGCATTACAAGCGTTCATTGGAATGTCTCGCCGCTGGGCGTTGGCATGGGCGGCGGCGGTACGCGCTACCGAAGCCGCGACCTGGCCAAGCTCGGCGAGTTGGCTCTGGACGAAGGGCGTTGGAAAGGGCAGCAGGTGATCTCGTCAGCATGGGTGCATCAGATGCTGAGCGTGCATGCGCAAGCGCGCGACGATGCCGATTACGGTTACCTGTGGTGGTGCTTCCGCTTCAAGGTAAACGGCAAGGAGCAACCGGTATGGGCGATGTCCGGCAACGGCGGCAATTACGTGTTTGTGATGCCGTCGCAACGGCTCGTCACGGTGGTGACCGGCACGGCGTACAACCAGCGCTATGCACACCCGCAGTCGCAGGAGATTTTTCGCGATTATGTGTTGAAGGCGTTGCCTGGTGCGACTGACTGA
- a CDS encoding efflux RND transporter periplasmic adaptor subunit, producing MKKRWILASVAAVAVIGSYALLNGHDNPHAQAAAGGPPPVTVAQVLVRNVDDSGEFTGRLQAIDTIELRPRVSGYVDSIHFTEGASVKKGQLLFQIDPRPYQAEVDRLNANLAQARAEQVLAQANADRGQRLLDQHAVAKEEADRLSTAAQSARSQVAATTAALAAAKLNLDFTQVRAPIDGRVSNALITAGNLVTSTDVLTRVVSVNPIYAYFDVDENSYLKLDQIRREKGVAPQVTMALANESGFPHAGRIDFVDNELRAGSGTIRLRAVFDNNDTRYTPGLFVRLQLRSGSAHERALIDDRAVATDLGNKFVYVLGKDKKVEYRRVTTGPLLDGLRVIDDGLTANDVVVVNGLQHVRPGVEVAPTKVAMDSRSLDPSKQLANVGAAPKVAALNKD from the coding sequence ATGAAGAAGCGTTGGATCTTGGCCAGTGTTGCCGCCGTGGCGGTCATTGGCAGCTATGCCCTCTTAAATGGGCACGACAACCCGCATGCGCAAGCCGCCGCCGGTGGGCCGCCGCCCGTCACCGTGGCCCAGGTGCTGGTCCGTAACGTAGACGACTCGGGCGAATTCACCGGCCGCCTGCAGGCGATCGACACCATCGAGCTGCGCCCCCGGGTCAGCGGTTATGTGGATTCGATCCATTTCACCGAAGGCGCCTCGGTCAAGAAGGGCCAGTTGCTGTTCCAGATCGACCCACGCCCCTACCAGGCCGAAGTCGACCGCTTGAACGCCAACCTCGCCCAGGCCCGTGCCGAACAGGTATTGGCTCAGGCCAATGCGGACCGCGGCCAGCGCCTGCTCGACCAGCATGCCGTGGCCAAGGAAGAAGCCGACCGCTTGTCGACCGCCGCTCAGAGTGCCCGCTCGCAAGTGGCAGCCACCACCGCTGCACTCGCCGCGGCCAAGCTCAACCTGGATTTCACCCAGGTGCGCGCGCCGATCGACGGCCGCGTCAGTAATGCCCTGATCACCGCCGGCAATCTGGTAACCAGCACCGACGTGCTGACTCGCGTGGTGAGCGTCAACCCGATCTATGCCTACTTCGACGTGGACGAGAACAGCTACCTCAAGCTCGACCAGATCCGTCGCGAGAAAGGCGTCGCGCCGCAGGTGACGATGGCGTTGGCGAACGAAAGCGGTTTCCCGCATGCGGGCCGCATCGACTTTGTCGACAACGAACTGCGCGCAGGCTCAGGCACGATCCGTTTGCGTGCAGTATTCGACAACAACGACACGCGTTACACGCCGGGTCTGTTCGTTCGCCTGCAGTTGCGTAGCGGCAGTGCGCACGAGCGTGCGCTGATCGACGACCGCGCCGTGGCGACCGATCTGGGCAACAAGTTCGTCTACGTGCTGGGCAAGGACAAGAAGGTCGAATACCGCCGTGTCACCACGGGCCCGTTGCTCGACGGTCTGCGTGTGATCGACGACGGCCTGACCGCCAACGACGTGGTCGTGGTGAACGGTTTGCAGCATGTGCGCCCGGGCGTGGAAGTCGCGCCGACCAAGGTCGCCATGGATAGCCGCAGCCTCGATCCAAGCAAACAGTTAGCAAATGTCGGCGCAGCACCGAAGGTCGCTGCGTTGAACAAGGACTGA
- the glnA gene encoding type I glutamate--ammonia ligase: MSAQKVLDLIQEHEVEFVDLRFADMLGKHHHVSFPAHAIDESTFEDGKMFDGSSISGWKGINESDMVLLPDPDTAYLDPFSAHTQLVLHCDVLEPSTMQAYGRDPRSIAKRAEAYMKSTGIADTAFFGPEPEFFIFDSVRWQNDMGRVFYEIGSEEAAWSSRYKYDNNNTGHRPGVKGGYFPVSPVDSLGDLRADMCKVLESLGQVVEVHHHEVANAGQCEIGVRFNTLVQKADELMTMKYVIKNVAHQNGKTVTFMPKPIVGDNGSGMHVHQSLSKDGTNLFAGDLYGGLSQTALWYIGGIFKHAKAINAFANSTTNSYKRLVPGFEAPVMLAYSARNRSASCRIPFVSSPKGRRIEVRFPDPMQSGYLTFTALMMAGLDGIINKIDPGAPADKDLYDLPPEEEKNIPQVCSSLDAALEALDKDRDFLKAGGVFTDDFIDAYIALKMQEVTRYRASTHPLEFQMYYAI, translated from the coding sequence ATGTCCGCTCAGAAAGTGCTCGACCTGATCCAGGAACACGAGGTCGAGTTTGTCGACCTGCGTTTTGCCGACATGCTCGGCAAGCATCATCACGTCAGCTTCCCGGCCCACGCCATCGACGAGTCGACGTTCGAAGACGGCAAGATGTTCGACGGTTCGTCGATCTCGGGCTGGAAGGGCATCAACGAGTCGGACATGGTCCTGCTGCCCGATCCGGATACCGCCTACCTCGATCCGTTCAGCGCGCACACCCAGCTTGTGCTGCATTGCGACGTGCTCGAGCCGAGCACCATGCAGGCCTATGGCCGCGACCCGCGCTCGATCGCCAAGCGCGCCGAAGCCTATATGAAGTCCACCGGCATCGCCGACACCGCCTTCTTCGGCCCGGAACCCGAGTTCTTCATCTTCGACTCGGTGCGCTGGCAGAACGACATGGGCCGCGTGTTCTATGAAATCGGCTCCGAAGAAGCCGCCTGGTCGTCGCGCTACAAGTACGACAACAACAACACCGGCCACCGCCCGGGCGTGAAGGGCGGCTACTTCCCGGTCAGCCCGGTCGACTCGCTGGGTGACCTGCGCGCCGACATGTGCAAGGTGCTCGAGTCGCTGGGCCAGGTGGTGGAAGTGCACCACCACGAAGTGGCCAATGCCGGCCAGTGCGAAATCGGCGTGCGCTTCAACACGCTGGTGCAGAAGGCCGACGAGTTGATGACGATGAAGTACGTCATCAAGAACGTCGCCCACCAGAACGGCAAGACCGTCACCTTCATGCCCAAGCCGATCGTCGGCGACAACGGCAGCGGCATGCACGTGCACCAGTCGTTGTCCAAGGACGGCACCAACCTGTTCGCGGGCGACCTGTACGGCGGCCTGTCGCAGACGGCGCTGTGGTACATCGGCGGCATCTTCAAGCATGCCAAGGCGATCAACGCGTTCGCCAACTCCACCACCAACAGCTACAAGCGCCTGGTGCCGGGTTTCGAAGCGCCGGTGATGCTCGCCTACTCGGCACGCAACCGTTCGGCCAGCTGCCGCATTCCGTTCGTGTCGAGCCCGAAGGGCCGTCGCATCGAAGTGCGCTTCCCCGATCCGATGCAGTCGGGCTATCTGACCTTCACCGCGCTGATGATGGCCGGCCTCGACGGCATCATCAACAAGATCGACCCGGGTGCGCCGGCCGACAAGGATCTCTACGATCTGCCGCCCGAAGAAGAGAAGAACATCCCGCAGGTCTGCTCCAGCCTCGACGCCGCGCTCGAAGCGCTGGACAAGGACCGCGACTTCCTCAAGGCCGGCGGCGTGTTCACCGACGACTTCATCGACGCGTACATCGCGCTGAAGATGCAGGAAGTGACCCGCTATCGCGCCAGCACGCATCCGCTGGAATTCCAGATGTATTACGCGATCTGA
- a CDS encoding undecaprenyl-diphosphate phosphatase — MSDLINVILLGIIEGITEFLPISSTGHLLIAEKLGLGERSDLFNVGIQAGAILAVTFIYWKRIWQLFTQLGDRDNRDYLMKLIVAFAITAVLGLIVTHYGFKLPETITPIAWALLIGGFWMIAAEQIAARQVDRKAVTWPVAILVGVAQMVAGVFPGTSRSGATIFTAMLVGTSNRAAATEFAFLVGIPTMYAATGYELLKVVKHDGVAHEDWTALIVGFIVSAIVAFIAVKWLLGYIRSHRFTAFAVYRIVLGLALLLFMRGA; from the coding sequence GTGAGCGACCTGATCAACGTCATCCTGCTCGGCATCATCGAGGGCATTACCGAATTCCTGCCCATTTCCAGCACGGGCCATCTGCTGATCGCCGAGAAGCTCGGCCTGGGCGAACGCTCGGACCTGTTCAATGTCGGCATCCAGGCTGGCGCGATCCTCGCCGTGACGTTCATCTACTGGAAGCGCATCTGGCAGCTGTTCACGCAACTGGGCGACCGCGACAACCGCGACTACCTGATGAAGCTGATCGTCGCCTTCGCGATCACCGCGGTGCTTGGCCTGATCGTGACTCATTACGGCTTCAAGCTGCCTGAGACGATTACCCCCATTGCCTGGGCGCTACTGATCGGTGGTTTCTGGATGATCGCCGCCGAGCAGATCGCCGCGCGGCAGGTCGATCGCAAGGCCGTGACCTGGCCGGTCGCGATCCTGGTCGGTGTCGCGCAGATGGTGGCCGGCGTATTCCCGGGCACCTCGCGTTCGGGCGCGACGATCTTCACTGCCATGCTTGTCGGCACCAGCAATCGCGCGGCCGCCACCGAGTTCGCCTTCCTGGTCGGTATCCCGACCATGTACGCCGCTACCGGCTACGAGCTGCTCAAAGTGGTCAAGCATGACGGCGTTGCGCACGAGGACTGGACCGCGCTGATCGTCGGCTTCATCGTCTCGGCCATCGTGGCCTTTATCGCGGTGAAGTGGTTGCTCGGCTATATCCGCAGCCATCGTTTCACCGCATTTGCGGTGTACCGCATCGTGCTGGGCCTGGCATTGCTGCTGTTCATGCGCGGCGCCTGA
- a CDS encoding alpha/beta hydrolase, whose amino-acid sequence MTLVLLPGMDGTGELFKPFLDAMGQRYPVKVVDYPRSGALGYTELETAMRMSLPPDGPFVLLGESFSGPVAMSIAASHPPGLKGLILSCTFARNPRPRLGALHFLIGALPTGAIAARCASVALLGGYSTSRLRRAFLEALGKVTPDALRARLRAVVSVDVTRELAAIDVPVLYLRAAHDHVVPAGAAELIKSIKPEARVVDVDAPHFLLQAAPGKAAGLVAEFIDGLVGCESSN is encoded by the coding sequence ATGACCTTGGTGCTGCTTCCCGGGATGGATGGAACCGGTGAGCTCTTCAAGCCGTTTCTCGATGCGATGGGGCAACGATATCCGGTCAAGGTTGTCGACTACCCCAGGTCCGGAGCCTTGGGCTATACCGAGCTTGAGACGGCGATGAGGATGTCGCTTCCTCCTGATGGGCCATTTGTCCTGCTCGGTGAATCGTTTTCCGGCCCGGTGGCCATGTCCATCGCCGCCTCTCATCCGCCCGGACTCAAAGGACTGATCCTCAGCTGTACGTTTGCGCGTAATCCGCGCCCTCGGCTTGGAGCGTTGCATTTTCTTATCGGCGCATTGCCAACGGGCGCTATCGCTGCACGTTGCGCAAGCGTCGCTCTGCTTGGCGGCTATTCCACTTCGCGTTTGCGTCGCGCATTTCTCGAAGCGCTCGGCAAGGTTACTCCGGATGCCTTGCGCGCTCGGCTTCGGGCGGTGGTGTCGGTGGATGTGACACGTGAACTCGCGGCGATCGATGTGCCTGTTTTGTATTTGCGTGCCGCGCATGACCATGTCGTGCCTGCTGGTGCTGCGGAGCTTATAAAGAGCATCAAGCCGGAGGCGCGCGTGGTCGATGTGGATGCGCCGCATTTTCTGTTGCAGGCCGCGCCCGGAAAAGCGGCTGGGCTTGTCGCGGAGTTTATTGATGGTCTCGTGGGTTGCGAGTCGAGCAACTGA
- a CDS encoding sensor domain-containing diguanylate cyclase produces MTRSEHYASSAHFLGVVASSVAQARSLEELVRPLLELLQTVTGLESTYLTTIDEASGVQHILFARNTHRLEIPEGLSVPWEATLCKRALEEGRPYTDDVANCWPDSGPARELGIATYASTPVRTGDGELYGTLCAASDERKPLADGAEQVLVMFSRLISEQIERERLVQALQNANDTLAVSALTDATTHLPNRRALMSEMNRRLDTTRANGQALLIAFIDLDHFKAINDQYGHDVGDRFLAAIAGRLQGALREGDFACRLGGDEFVVLASPRREDAQNMARLLRDRLQQATTGHFGLDGRGIDYAGPSIGVVVAEQDDVDPDLLLSQADAAMYAAKRARKEAMRQH; encoded by the coding sequence ATGACGCGCTCAGAACACTATGCTTCTTCCGCCCATTTCCTGGGTGTCGTCGCCAGCTCCGTAGCTCAGGCCAGATCGCTGGAAGAGCTGGTGCGGCCGTTGCTGGAATTGTTGCAGACCGTCACGGGACTCGAATCGACGTATCTGACGACGATCGATGAAGCCAGCGGCGTGCAGCACATTCTCTTTGCTCGCAATACGCATCGCCTGGAGATTCCCGAAGGCTTGTCGGTGCCTTGGGAAGCAACGTTGTGCAAGCGCGCCCTGGAAGAAGGGCGTCCTTATACCGACGACGTAGCCAACTGCTGGCCCGACTCCGGCCCGGCGCGCGAACTGGGCATCGCCACGTATGCGAGCACGCCGGTACGAACGGGCGATGGCGAGCTCTACGGTACGTTGTGCGCTGCCAGTGACGAACGCAAACCACTGGCCGATGGTGCGGAACAGGTGCTTGTCATGTTTTCGCGCCTCATCAGTGAACAGATCGAGCGCGAACGTCTCGTGCAAGCGTTGCAGAACGCCAACGATACGCTTGCCGTCAGCGCGTTGACCGATGCCACGACGCATTTGCCGAACCGTCGCGCGCTGATGAGCGAAATGAATCGCCGGCTGGATACGACTCGCGCGAACGGCCAAGCTCTGCTTATCGCTTTTATCGACCTCGATCACTTCAAGGCGATCAACGACCAGTACGGGCACGACGTGGGCGATCGTTTTCTCGCTGCCATCGCCGGCCGTTTGCAGGGCGCGTTGCGCGAGGGAGACTTCGCCTGCCGCCTGGGCGGCGATGAATTCGTGGTACTGGCCAGTCCACGTCGCGAGGATGCGCAGAACATGGCCAGGCTGTTGCGCGACCGATTGCAGCAGGCCACTACCGGTCATTTCGGCTTAGATGGGCGCGGGATCGACTATGCCGGGCCAAGTATCGGCGTCGTTGTCGCCGAACAGGACGATGTCGATCCCGACCTGCTGCTCTCTCAGGCCGACGCGGCGATGTACGCCGCCAAGCGGGCGCGCAAGGAAGCCATGCGCCAGCATTGA
- the thiM gene encoding hydroxyethylthiazole kinase, with translation MSEMSYPLATMATALRTVRERAPLVQCITNFVAMNMAANAMLAIGASPAMVHAEEEAGEFAAFADALTVNIGTLSSDWLAGMLAATASARQAGKPWVLDPVAHQATAFRRQAVMRLLEHRPAVIRGNASEMLALSGSVSRAQGVDSRDAVEAAEAGAMRFAREQGTVVAVTGEVDFLTDGERSLRFAGGSPWMPRVTAMGCTQTCVMGAMLAVLPGQPFEAAATTLALFKQAGECAARDAEGPGSFHWRFIDALATIDDVQPRAP, from the coding sequence ATGAGCGAGATGTCCTATCCGCTGGCAACCATGGCCACCGCGCTGCGCACGGTGCGCGAACGCGCGCCGCTCGTGCAGTGCATCACCAACTTCGTGGCAATGAACATGGCCGCCAACGCGATGCTGGCCATCGGTGCCTCGCCGGCGATGGTGCATGCCGAAGAAGAAGCCGGTGAATTTGCTGCCTTCGCCGACGCGTTGACCGTGAACATCGGCACCCTCTCGTCGGACTGGCTGGCCGGCATGCTGGCCGCCACAGCGTCCGCACGACAAGCCGGCAAGCCATGGGTGCTCGATCCGGTGGCGCATCAGGCCACGGCGTTCCGACGCCAGGCCGTCATGCGTCTGCTCGAACATCGCCCGGCCGTGATACGCGGCAATGCCTCCGAGATGCTCGCCTTGAGTGGCAGCGTCAGTCGCGCGCAGGGCGTGGACAGTCGCGACGCAGTGGAAGCGGCCGAAGCTGGCGCCATGCGCTTTGCGCGCGAGCAAGGCACCGTCGTCGCCGTCACCGGCGAGGTCGACTTTCTTACCGATGGCGAGCGCAGCCTGCGCTTTGCCGGCGGCTCGCCCTGGATGCCGCGCGTGACCGCCATGGGCTGCACGCAGACCTGCGTGATGGGTGCGATGCTGGCCGTGTTGCCCGGACAGCCGTTCGAAGCGGCAGCGACGACGCTTGCACTGTTCAAGCAGGCAGGCGAATGCGCCGCACGTGATGCGGAAGGTCCCGGCTCGTTTCACTGGCGCTTTATCGATGCGCTGGCCACGATCGACGATGTGCAGCCGCGCGCTCCCTAA
- a CDS encoding LysR family transcriptional regulator, producing MEDFSAISAFVRVVEAKSFAAAAVQLGMTPSGVSRAVSRLEERLGARLLFRSTRALRLTDDGAAFHARCKEILADLAEATEALNYNNRKPTGRLRVGLSLAVGRAAIIPRLREFEERYPDIRLELSMTDNPADLIQEGIDCAIRVGQLEDSSLIARKIGYLRNVVVASPDYLEKFGAPHSIDDLKNHRTINYIYPNGRPRQWQFDTPSGQVEVDIDAHMLINDGESVIQAVAAGLGITQTPHMLACCYLDRGMLQLVMTDTMSTGKPVWIVYPQKKHLSARVQAFIEWVRELFDRTNEPGFMKRPAAMTMEKIEEQRLSA from the coding sequence ATGGAAGACTTTTCCGCAATCTCCGCCTTCGTTCGCGTGGTTGAGGCCAAGAGCTTCGCCGCCGCCGCCGTCCAGCTGGGCATGACGCCTTCGGGTGTCAGCCGGGCTGTCTCACGCCTGGAAGAGCGCCTCGGTGCCCGGCTGCTTTTTCGATCGACCCGCGCCTTGCGGTTGACCGACGATGGCGCCGCGTTCCACGCACGTTGCAAGGAGATCCTCGCCGATCTGGCCGAGGCGACCGAGGCGTTGAACTACAACAACCGCAAGCCGACTGGCCGTTTGCGGGTCGGTTTATCGCTGGCGGTGGGGCGGGCGGCGATCATTCCGCGCCTGCGTGAATTCGAGGAGCGCTATCCCGATATCCGTCTTGAGCTATCGATGACCGATAACCCGGCCGACCTGATCCAGGAAGGCATCGATTGCGCGATCCGGGTCGGTCAGCTGGAGGATTCCAGCCTGATCGCCCGCAAGATCGGCTATCTGCGCAACGTGGTCGTCGCTTCGCCGGATTACCTGGAGAAGTTCGGCGCGCCGCATAGCATCGACGACCTTAAAAACCATCGCACGATCAACTACATCTATCCCAACGGCCGCCCGCGCCAGTGGCAGTTCGACACCCCCAGCGGGCAGGTCGAGGTGGATATCGACGCGCACATGCTTATTAATGACGGCGAATCGGTGATCCAGGCCGTCGCCGCGGGCCTGGGCATTACCCAGACCCCGCACATGCTGGCCTGCTGCTACCTCGATCGCGGCATGCTCCAGCTGGTCATGACCGACACGATGTCCACCGGCAAGCCGGTCTGGATCGTCTACCCGCAGAAGAAACATCTATCGGCGCGCGTGCAGGCGTTTATCGAATGGGTACGTGAATTGTTCGATCGCACCAACGAGCCGGGCTTCATGAAGCGCCCGGCGGCGATGACGATGGAAAAGATCGAAGAGCAGCGGTTGAGCGCCTGA
- a CDS encoding LysR substrate-binding domain-containing protein yields the protein MDFDPALLRAFVAVKETGGFTRAAQRLNLTQSAVSHQIRKLEEQVGRQLLFRTTRALTLSEDGEDFLRYAQSILHTFDSMAQRFRPSPISGVVRFGVLENFMGDRLPTLLCKFSRAFPSVRLDVSVGMNLDLLPMIKAGELDLAVVMTPPDSDEGTALRRTQFVWVAADSFDVPPGASLPFAFFPAPCINRQVGLAALDGKAVEWHVVFTSQSQQGIRAAVLSGLAITIMTRDDVEPGMRIVDGSYGLPPLSDADFTLLWSTGGKTAAAMEFGKLLQDLDATPLAAGRR from the coding sequence ATGGACTTCGACCCCGCCCTCTTGCGCGCCTTCGTCGCCGTCAAGGAAACCGGCGGCTTTACCCGTGCGGCGCAGCGCCTCAACCTGACGCAGTCGGCCGTGAGCCACCAGATCCGCAAGCTGGAAGAACAGGTCGGGCGGCAGTTGCTGTTTCGCACGACGCGCGCATTGACGCTGAGCGAGGACGGCGAAGATTTCCTGCGCTATGCGCAAAGCATCCTGCATACCTTCGACAGCATGGCGCAGCGGTTCCGGCCGTCGCCTATCTCCGGCGTGGTGCGTTTCGGTGTGCTCGAGAACTTCATGGGCGACCGCCTGCCCACCTTGCTTTGCAAGTTCAGCCGCGCGTTTCCTTCCGTGCGGCTCGATGTCAGCGTCGGCATGAATCTGGACTTGTTGCCGATGATCAAGGCGGGCGAGCTCGATCTCGCGGTGGTGATGACGCCACCGGACAGCGACGAAGGAACCGCGCTGCGGCGAACGCAATTTGTCTGGGTGGCCGCCGATTCGTTCGATGTCCCGCCCGGTGCCTCACTACCGTTCGCCTTCTTCCCGGCACCGTGCATCAACCGACAGGTCGGATTGGCTGCACTGGATGGCAAGGCGGTCGAATGGCATGTCGTTTTCACATCGCAAAGCCAGCAAGGCATTCGCGCGGCGGTGCTCTCCGGACTGGCTATCACCATCATGACGCGCGATGACGTGGAGCCGGGCATGCGCATCGTCGACGGCAGCTACGGCCTGCCGCCGCTTTCGGATGCCGACTTCACTTTGCTATGGAGTACTGGTGGCAAAACAGCAGCAGCGATGGAGTTCGGCAAGCTGCTTCAGGATCTGGATGCGACGCCTTTGGCGGCGGGACGTCGTTAG
- a CDS encoding winged helix-turn-helix transcriptional regulator, translating into MQAPQRYRLLDLSIDLARQRVERGGDTLDVQGLSFRLLAFLLTRGTDVVSFDALIEGVWSPAVVGEETVTQRVKLLRQSLGDDGRQPRYLRSVRGQGYQLCEQPLVDSEPAPSVSPTRRRRALIAIAVTIVAIAVLGVLGLILRPAPPPKPATAAQELLQRAAYYAGIGQRDNNERAIALYTQALALRPTYTAAQIGLSRAYSARVCLYNFPYEWTTRAQQLAEAVTRANPRQAEAWSVLAYAYDCRGEMASAIAAYEHALVLNPDDDATRASVAYLYQEQGRLVDALHANLDMHGDGAKVRFRDVQIARELDLLGFHDAAEKRFRRSFELNPDSVFSNIAWPQHLFLQGRFVDAGIALDQAMARNTPHVGLYQLAGELALLRGDRGGAETAFAKAVQLRPQMSLPTTLAALYAEQPPSTAWLDERIAAMRSQPAGVGYPSDRLELVLLEWARGQHKEAMETLSAAVQTGYVDRAYLQTSPLFQPMTGEPAYAAAIDAISQRIATQHAQVLAADWRPSELGSHQP; encoded by the coding sequence ATGCAAGCCCCGCAACGCTACCGACTGCTCGATCTTTCCATCGACCTCGCACGGCAGCGCGTGGAACGCGGTGGCGACACGCTTGACGTTCAAGGCTTGAGCTTTCGATTACTCGCCTTCCTGCTAACACGCGGCACCGATGTCGTCTCCTTCGATGCCCTGATCGAAGGCGTCTGGTCGCCGGCCGTGGTGGGCGAGGAAACGGTGACGCAACGGGTCAAGCTGTTGCGCCAATCACTGGGCGACGATGGCCGACAACCACGATACCTCCGCTCGGTACGCGGCCAGGGTTACCAGTTGTGCGAGCAACCGCTGGTCGACAGCGAACCCGCACCATCGGTTTCGCCGACACGACGGCGGCGTGCCCTGATCGCGATCGCAGTGACCATCGTGGCCATTGCTGTGCTGGGCGTGCTCGGACTGATACTTCGCCCGGCACCGCCGCCCAAGCCCGCCACAGCGGCGCAAGAACTATTGCAACGCGCGGCCTACTACGCCGGCATCGGCCAGCGTGACAACAACGAACGCGCCATCGCGCTGTACACCCAGGCATTGGCACTGAGACCGACGTACACGGCGGCGCAGATCGGTCTCAGCCGCGCCTATAGCGCACGCGTTTGTCTCTATAACTTTCCTTATGAATGGACCACTCGTGCGCAACAGCTGGCCGAAGCAGTAACCAGGGCGAATCCGCGACAGGCAGAAGCCTGGTCGGTGCTGGCTTATGCCTATGACTGCCGCGGAGAAATGGCATCGGCGATTGCCGCTTATGAGCATGCCCTGGTACTCAATCCGGATGACGATGCTACGCGGGCGTCCGTTGCCTACCTCTATCAGGAACAAGGACGCCTGGTAGACGCCTTGCATGCCAACTTGGACATGCATGGCGATGGTGCAAAGGTGCGCTTTCGCGATGTACAGATCGCGCGTGAATTGGACCTTCTTGGTTTTCACGACGCAGCCGAAAAGCGCTTTCGCCGCAGCTTCGAGCTCAATCCCGACAGCGTGTTTTCCAATATCGCCTGGCCACAGCATTTGTTTTTGCAGGGACGCTTTGTCGACGCCGGCATAGCGCTCGATCAGGCGATGGCACGCAACACGCCCCATGTCGGGCTGTACCAACTCGCAGGCGAGCTGGCCCTGCTGCGCGGTGACCGCGGTGGCGCTGAAACCGCTTTCGCCAAGGCGGTGCAACTGCGTCCGCAGATGAGCCTCCCCACGACATTGGCTGCACTTTATGCCGAACAGCCGCCTTCAACGGCATGGCTGGACGAGCGCATCGCGGCGATGCGCTCGCAACCGGCGGGCGTTGGCTATCCGTCCGATCGGCTGGAGCTGGTGTTGTTGGAGTGGGCGCGCGGTCAGCACAAAGAGGCGATGGAAACTTTGTCCGCCGCCGTGCAGACCGGCTACGTCGATCGCGCCTATTTGCAGACATCGCCCTTGTTTCAGCCGATGACCGGTGAACCGGCATACGCCGCAGCCATCGATGCCATCAGCCAACGCATCGCCACGCAGCATGCGCAGGTGCTTGCGGCGGATTGGCGGCCGTCGGAGCTGGGAAGCCATCAACCTTAG